Below is a genomic region from Candidatus Gastranaerophilales bacterium.
AAACAAATGATGCTCTTTATTCTTTAAAATCTACCCATAAAAAATATCTTATTTCTAATAATCGTTATAATCTTGATACACACAAGCTGTCTTTGGTTCAAAGACAAGAAAACATAGGAACAGCCGATAATGTGGACTTATTGATTAAAAGGCAGGAGCAACTATTGTCTGAGCAAAATGCTGTTTCTTTAAAAATAAATGAGATAATTGCTTTCATAAATTTATATCAAGCACTGGGCGGTATGAATTTGTACCAAGTTGAAAAAATATAGCGAAGCTTTGTTATTACGTTTGTAATAAAAATTTACATTGTTTTTATAAAAATACATCTAATTCACTCTTGCGAAAGGTTTGCATTTGTGTTACAATAGTAGTATAAGGAAAGTATGAATTATGTACGCGCTGTTATTAGAAGAACAAAAACGTTTCGAGAAAATAGCGGTTAACTCTATCTACTGTATGTTGGCACTGGCGATTTTCTCAGGACAAGCTTTGTTTACTAATAACTCTCTTTTTGCTCACGAAACAATATCTCCTTCGATGGGTGCGGGGTTGTATTCAACGAAGCTTCCGCCTGCTAATCAGCCTAGCCTTGCAGTCGAGAAAAACAAATGGGATAAGAATATTCGGCAGAAATACAGAAATGCAAGGATTACCTATGTCGATAGCGGCATTGTTCATGTGAAATTAACAAAATATATAAATTCTCAGCCTATTAAAATTAATGTAGTGGAAGTTAACAGAAAAATTAATCCAAATATTGAACTGGCTCCGGCTCTTGCCTCTAGTACTTTAGCCAGAAAAGCAACAATAAGGAATATTGCTCAAAAGAACAATGCTGTAGTTGCTGTAAACGGGACTTATTTCAAGCCTCAATCAGGAGTGCCTTTGGGGACTTTGATGATAGACAAAAAAATATTGACGGGTCCTATTTACAACAGAGTTGCGATGGGAATCGGCGAAAACGATTTTAAAATGGCAAGAGTTGAATTTGACGGAAAAATACATAACTTATTTACAAGTGTACCAATAGACAATATTAACCAGCCGAGGATGCTTGCAACCCATGTTTTGGCATATACGAGGGACTGGGGGCAATATTCTCCACCCACGCCAAAGTATGGGGTTCAGATGGCTATTCAAGATGGCAAAATCATACAAATTTCAGACGGCTCAATTCAAATTCCTAAAGATGGATATGTTATATCCGGTCCAAAAGAAAAATTGAAGCCGTTTTTTAATGGAAAAAGTGTACAAATAGACATTAATACTTCACCAAATTGGAATGATATGAAGCACATAGTCAGTGGTGGCCCTTATCTTGTTAAAGACGGCAATCTCTTTGTTGATACAGCAGCTCAAAAATTGAATGCTATATCAGGTAAAAACCCTAGAACTGCAATAGGCTACACGGCAGATAACAACTTTATAATTGTGACAATCGATGGGCGGGAGCAATCTTCTGTCGGCGTAAATATCTGGGATTTGGCGAAAATAATGAAATCTTTCGGCTGCTACAACGCTATGAATCTTGATGGCGGCGGCTCAAGCGTTATGTATGTTAAAGGAAACATTGTAAACGCTCCGGCAGTCAAAGGCGGAATCGCTCTAAGTAACGCATTCACTGTCTCAATAACTCCTGATACGAAAATATCTTATGACGAAAGAGAATGATTAATCTTCAGGTGATAAAAAGTCACTAGGCAATTCTTTTTCAACTGCTGCAAAAAATTTTGAAGGGCTTATTCCATAAGCTTTTAATATTTTATATAGTGAAAAAATCTTTCCGCTTTTTTTCGCAAGTTCAATATTGCTCAAAGTTGAAGCAGGAATAGAATATTCATTACAAAAAAGATTCAAGCTTTTGCCTGATTTATTGCTTATATCTACCATCACTTTGGCTATTGCTTTTGCAAGTATTTTTTCGTCGTGTTGCATAACATAAATAATGCTATAACCAAATTAATATATCCGCCTTGGCGGAAAGATGATTGTGCAGGCTTGTATTTACTAGCGATAAGTGTTATCATGGTAAAATCGTGATTAAGGAGCTCTAAATGAAAAAATGTAAAGCATTTACCTTGGCAGAAGTTTTGATTACATTGGTTATTATCGGCGTAATCGCAGCGATGACGATACCTGCATTATTGAATAATACTAATAAACAAGAATATAGAACTGGTGCGAAAAAAGCTTTATCTGTATTGAACCAAGCTGTATCACAACACTATGCTTTGACTGGGGAAACACTTGACGATATAATTAATAATTGTGATTATGACTCAGATTGTGTTTATGATGAATTCTGGTCAAAAAGATTTAATGTTGCTTCAACTGCTTCATCTTCTGATGCTTATCACTATGGAGATGTTATCGTTTACACAACTGACGGAATTGCTTACAGTTATGAAAGTGATTTTTATTCTATTTCTGTTGATGTAAATGGTGAAAAAGGTCCCAATATGGTTACTACTAATCCTAATGATGTTAAAGACGGCTTTAGATATGGACGTGTTTATAATGATGATTTAGGCGGTTGGCAAAATTCAATAATACCTTGTGAAGAGAGTGGCACAGCAGGTGTTATTTTAGATAGCATTGATGATGATACCTATTATGGAG
It encodes:
- a CDS encoding phosphodiester glycosidase family protein, whose amino-acid sequence is MYALLLEEQKRFEKIAVNSIYCMLALAIFSGQALFTNNSLFAHETISPSMGAGLYSTKLPPANQPSLAVEKNKWDKNIRQKYRNARITYVDSGIVHVKLTKYINSQPIKINVVEVNRKINPNIELAPALASSTLARKATIRNIAQKNNAVVAVNGTYFKPQSGVPLGTLMIDKKILTGPIYNRVAMGIGENDFKMARVEFDGKIHNLFTSVPIDNINQPRMLATHVLAYTRDWGQYSPPTPKYGVQMAIQDGKIIQISDGSIQIPKDGYVISGPKEKLKPFFNGKSVQIDINTSPNWNDMKHIVSGGPYLVKDGNLFVDTAAQKLNAISGKNPRTAIGYTADNNFIIVTIDGREQSSVGVNIWDLAKIMKSFGCYNAMNLDGGGSSVMYVKGNIVNAPAVKGGIALSNAFTVSITPDTKISYDERE
- a CDS encoding type II secretion system protein; the encoded protein is MKKCKAFTLAEVLITLVIIGVIAAMTIPALLNNTNKQEYRTGAKKALSVLNQAVSQHYALTGETLDDIINNCDYDSDCVYDEFWSKRFNVASTASSSDAYHYGDVIVYTTDGIAYSYESDFYSISVDVNGEKGPNMVTTNPNDVKDGFRYGRVYNDDLGGWQNSIIPCEESGTAGVILDSIDDDTYYGEGCIAS